A section of the Streptomyces sp. V3I8 genome encodes:
- the hisD gene encoding histidinol dehydrogenase — protein sequence MISLIDLRGDALPEGPALRDLLPRADFDVSAALEKVRPICEAVHHRGDAALIDYAERFDGVRLESVRVPARALTDALDQLDGAVRAALEESIRRARIVHREQRRSTHTTQVVPGGTVTEKWVPVDRVGLYAPGGRSVYPSSVIMNVVPAQEAGVESIALASPAQSDFGGLPHPTILAACALLGIDEVYAAGGATAVAMFAYGTESCPPADMVTGPGNIWVAAAKRYFAGRIGIDAEAGPTEIAILADDTADPVHVASDLISQAEHDPLAAAVLVTDSVALADAVAKELEPQVAATKHVEDRIVPALGGRQSAIVLVDGVAEGLRVVNAYGAEHLEIQTADASAVADRVRNAGAVFVGPWAPVSLGDYAAGSNHVLPTGGCACHSSGLSVQSFLRGIHLVDYTRDALAEVAHHVVTLAEAEDLPAHGAAVKARFGWQVPGQ from the coding sequence GTGATCTCCCTCATCGATCTGCGCGGTGACGCCCTCCCCGAGGGTCCCGCCCTGCGCGACCTGCTGCCCCGAGCCGACTTCGACGTCTCGGCCGCCCTGGAGAAGGTGCGTCCGATCTGCGAGGCCGTGCACCATCGGGGCGACGCGGCGCTGATCGACTACGCGGAGCGGTTCGACGGCGTGCGCCTGGAGTCCGTACGGGTCCCGGCGCGGGCCCTCACGGACGCGCTCGACCAGCTCGACGGGGCCGTCCGCGCGGCCCTGGAGGAGTCGATCCGCCGCGCCCGCATCGTCCACCGCGAGCAGCGCCGCAGCACGCACACCACCCAGGTGGTCCCCGGCGGCACGGTCACCGAGAAGTGGGTGCCCGTCGACCGCGTCGGCCTGTACGCGCCCGGCGGCCGGTCCGTCTACCCCTCGTCCGTGATCATGAACGTGGTCCCGGCGCAGGAGGCCGGCGTCGAGTCGATCGCGCTCGCCTCCCCCGCCCAGTCCGACTTCGGCGGTTTGCCGCACCCGACGATCCTGGCCGCCTGCGCGCTGCTCGGCATCGACGAGGTGTACGCGGCCGGCGGCGCGACCGCCGTGGCGATGTTCGCGTACGGCACCGAGTCCTGCCCGCCCGCCGACATGGTCACCGGACCCGGCAACATCTGGGTCGCCGCCGCCAAGCGCTACTTCGCGGGCCGCATCGGCATCGACGCCGAGGCCGGCCCGACCGAGATCGCGATCCTCGCCGACGACACGGCCGACCCGGTGCACGTCGCCTCCGACCTGATCAGCCAGGCCGAGCACGACCCGCTCGCGGCGGCCGTCCTCGTCACCGACTCGGTCGCGCTGGCCGACGCGGTCGCCAAGGAACTGGAGCCGCAGGTCGCCGCCACCAAGCACGTCGAGGACCGGATCGTCCCGGCGCTGGGCGGCAGGCAGTCCGCGATCGTGCTGGTCGACGGCGTGGCGGAGGGCCTGCGGGTGGTCAACGCCTACGGCGCCGAGCACCTGGAGATCCAGACCGCCGACGCGTCCGCCGTCGCCGACCGGGTCAGGAACGCCGGCGCGGTCTTCGTCGGCCCCTGGGCGCCCGTCTCGCTCGGCGACTACGCGGCCGGCTCCAACCACGTGCTGCCGACCGGCGGCTGCGCCTGCCACTCCTCGGGCCTGTCGGTCCAGTCCTTCCTGCGCGGCATCCACCTCGTCGACTACACCCGCGACGCGCTGGCCGAGGTCGCCCACCACGTGGTGACCCTCGCCGAGGCGGAGGACCTGCCCGCCCACGGCGCCGCGGTCAAGGCCCGCTTCGGCTGGCAGGTGCCCGGCCAGTGA